The Erigeron canadensis isolate Cc75 chromosome 4, C_canadensis_v1, whole genome shotgun sequence genome window below encodes:
- the LOC122596235 gene encoding potassium transporter 7-like: MERQNNQGYRLTLEEEEEENGSNHINSIDSVEEEEESYIRWVFEDNNEEDEDGHEDDLRLRNGMDSDDSAEAADHRLIRTGPKLDSLDVETLEVSGAQRNDFEDVTFSKSIKLAFQTLGVVFGDVGTSPLYTFSVMFSKAPIEGNEDIIGALSLVIYTLFLIPLIKYVLVVLWANDDGEGGTFALYSLICRHAKVSLLPNQVASDTRISNFKLKVPSAELERSLRIKERLEASLQLKKLLLMLVLVGTSMVIADGVVTPAMSVMSAVRGLKVGVPLVEEDHVVMISVAYLIVLFSVQRIGTSKIGLALGPALFLWFCSLGGIGIYNLVKHDSSVLKAFNPIHIYYYFKRDSAKAFYSLGGCLLCATGSEAMFADLCYFSVGAIQLIFAFLVLPCLLLGYLGQAAYLMDNSGDTEQPFFSSIPYAIFWPVFFIANIAALIASRTMTTATFSCVKQSIALGCFPRLKIVHTSRKFMGQIYIPVINWFLLGAALLLVCFIASTNEIGNAYGVAEIGVMMMSTILVILVMLLIWQINIILVLSFSIIFLGLEAVFFSSVVWGIRDGSWLILVFAIVVYFIMYIWNYGSKLKYETEVTEKMSMDLMRQLGSNLGTVRAPGIGLLYNELANGVPTIFGQFLATLPAVHSMIIFVCIKYVPVPFVSPNERFLFRRVCPKSYHLFRCIARYGYKDVHRENHQIFEQLLIESLEKFIRREAKERSLESDVDADTESEDESSHVLIDPNGTVYSLGAPLLSKHKNKTSKQPIISEASTSHEPEKEPGNSNSGQDKSLENELEVLRMAKEYGVVYLLGHVSIRARKDSWFIKKLAINYFYAFLRKNCRRGIATLSVPHTRLMEVAITYMV; the protein is encoded by the exons ATGGAAAGACAAAATAATCAAGGATACAGATTGacacttgaagaagaagaagaggaaaatGGATCGAATCACATAAATTCTATTGATtcagttgaagaagaagaagaatcataTATTCGTTGGGTGTTTGAAGATAATAATGAGGAAGACGAGGATGGACACGAAGACGATTTACGGTTGCGAAACGGAATGGATTCGGATGACAGTGCAGAAGCAGCTGACCATAGGTTGATTCGAACTGGACCTAAACTTGATTCATTAGATGTTGAAACACTCGAAGTTTCCGGTGCTCAACGCAACGATTTCGAG GATGTTACTTTTAGTAAGAGCATTAAACTGGCTTTTCAAACACTCGGGGTTGTTTTTGGGGATGTTGGAACAAGTCCCCTATATACTTTCAGTGTGATGTTCAGCAAGGCTCCAATAGAAGGAAATGAAGATATTATTGGAGCTTTATCTCTTGTTATATATACACTGTTTTTGATTCCACTTATTAAGTATGTCCTGGTTGTTCTTTGGGCAAATGACGATGGTGAAG GTGGTACATTTGCTTTGTATTCACTTATATGTAGGCATGCTAAGGTCAGTCTACTCCCCAATCAGGTTGCTTCTGATACACGTATATCAAACTTCAAGTTGAAGGTCCCATCTGCAGAACTAGAGAGGTCATTGAGAATAAAAGAGCGCCTTGAAGCTTCATTACAACTGAAAAAGCTTCTTTTGATGTTGGTGCTAGTTGGTACTTCCATGGTGATAGCCGATGGGGTTGTTACACCTGCAATGTCAG TCATGTCCGCTGTCCGTGGTCTAAAGGTTGGAGTTCCCTTGGTCGAAGAAG ATCACGTGGTGATGATTTCAGTTGCATATCTCATTGTCTTGTTCAGCGTACAAAGAATTGGAACAAGCAAGATTGGGCTTGCTCTAGGGCCAGCCTTATTTCTATGGTTTTGCTCCCTTGGGGGAATTGGCATCTACAACCTTGTGAAACATGATAGCAGTGTCTTGAAGGCATTTAATCCCATTCACATCTATTATTACTTTAAAAGGGACTCAGCTAAGGCTTTCTACTCTCTCGGTGGATGTCTACTATGTGCAACTG GTTCAGAAGCAATGTTTGCAGATCTTTGCTATTTTTCTGTGGGAGCCATTCAG CTTATTTTTGCTTTCCTTGTACTTCCGTGCCTTTTATTGGGTTACCTGGGTCAAGCTGCCTACCTCATGGATAATAGTGGTGACACAGAGCAGCCTTTCTTTTCTTCTATCCCAT ATGCTATTTTTTGGCCGGTCTTCTTCATTGCTAATATTGCTGCATTGATTGCCAGCAGAACAATGACAACAGCAACCTTCTCTTGTGTCAAACAGTCAATAGCACTTGGTTGTTTTCCTCGGCTAAAAATTGTACATACTTCTCGCAAATTCATGGGTCAGATTTATATTCCCGTAATTAACTGGTTTCTGCTGGGCGCTGCTCTTCTTCTTGTCTGCTTTATTGCCAGCACTAATGAGATCGGAAATGCATATG GCGTTGCTGAAATTGgagtgatgatgatgagtacTATCTTAGTAATCCTGGTAATGCTTCTTATATGGCAGATAAACATCATTCTGGTGCTGTCTTTCTCCATTATTTTCCTTGGGTTGGAGGCTGTATTCTTTTCATCAGTTGTATGGGGTATCAGAGATGGAAGCTGGCTCATCTTGGTATTCGCCATAGTTGTATATTTCATAATGTACATATGGAATTATGGTAGCAAGCTTAAATATGAAACAGAAGTTACGGAAAAGATGTCAATGGATTTGATGCGTCAATTGGGTAGCAATCTTGGAACTGTGAGAGCTCCTGGCATTGGATTGCTTTACAATGAGCTGGCAAACGGTGTGCCTACAATATTTGGACAATTTCTAGCCACTCTTCCAGCTGTCCATTCAATGATTATTTTCGTGTGCATTAAGTATGTTCCTGTTCCTTTTGTGTCTCCCAATGAGAGATTCTTGTTCAGGCGAGTCTGCCCAAAAAGCTACCACCTATTTCGTTGTATTGCCAG ATACGGCTACAAGGACGTCCATAGAGAGAATCACCAGATATTTGAGCAACTTCTAATCGAAAGCCTCGAGAAATTCATCCGCCGAGAAGCAAAAGAAAGGTCATTAGAGAGTGACGTGGATGCCGATACTGAATCCGAAGACGAGTCTTCACACGTCCTTATTGACCCAAATGGGACAGTCTATTCACTTGGTGCCCCTCTCTTATCTAAGCACAAAAACAAAACCTCTAAACAGCCCATTATCTCAGAAGCAAGCACTTCACATGAGCCTGAAAAGGAACCTGGAAATAGCAACTCTGGTCAAGACAAGAGTTTGGAGAATGAGCTCGAGGTTTTACGTATGGCTAAGGAGTATGGGGTCGTTTATCTTCTTGGTCATGTATCTATTAGGGCGCGAAAAGACTCATGGTTTATAAAGAAATTggccataaattatttttatgcatTTCTGAGGAAAAATTGCAGGAGGGGGATCGCAACTTTGAGTGTCCCACACACACGTTTGATGGAAGTGGCCATCACCTACATGGTTTGA